ACAGCCCCGATGGCCCACACTGCCCCGACCGCACCGATTGCCTGTGGAATCGTGACGAGTCCCCGATCGCGAGCCAGCGCCCCAGCACCGAGTGCCAGGACGGTGACCGCGGTGACGACGAAATAGATCGACGGCGTGATGAACAGCACATCGTACTCCCCGAGCAGGCCGATATCTTCGAGGGCACGCATCGCGCCGCCGGCGACGATAATCGGGGCGAACCCGTAGGCAAGTCGTGCGTCGAACGTGACGTCGAGGGCGTCCAGATACGCCCGTAGCCCAGGGAGGCTGTACAGGACCGCCGCGAGGTACGTCACCGTATTCACCGCGTTGTACCCACGTACGGCCCGAATCCCCTCGTGGGTCACTGGCTGGCTGGCGGCGTCGGCGACAACCGGTCCCCAGAGGTACTGCCAGACGAATCGGTCATAGACCAGCGTCGGGAACACGAGGAGTGCGACGCCGATGAGGAGTACTGGGCCGAGCAGATACAGCAGCCACCACTCGCGCGATCCAGTGTCGGGCAGTGTCCCCCAGGCGTGTCGAGCAGTGCTCACGCCGTGCTCACCTCGAGGCGCCACGTCGTACTCTTCGAACGTCCCCACTTCTCGAGGGAGATATCGGCGAGGTCGTCCTGAAGCTGACTGAGATACTGCGCGACAGCTTTCGGTGATGCGTCCAACTCGTTGGCAATCTCACGAGCACGGAGGTACGTCGGCTCGGAGCTGGCCGTCTTAACGAGATACGCGTGCACCGTTTGGCGGGAAATATTGGACAT
This portion of the Halomarina litorea genome encodes:
- a CDS encoding DUF7123 family protein, with protein sequence MSNISRQTVHAYLVKTASSEPTYLRAREIANELDASPKAVAQYLSQLQDDLADISLEKWGRSKSTTWRLEVSTA
- a CDS encoding DUF63 family protein, with protein sequence MGTFEEYDVAPRGEHGVSTARHAWGTLPDTGSREWWLLYLLGPVLLIGVALLVFPTLVYDRFVWQYLWGPVVADAASQPVTHEGIRAVRGYNAVNTVTYLAAVLYSLPGLRAYLDALDVTFDARLAYGFAPIIVAGGAMRALEDIGLLGEYDVLFITPSIYFVVTAVTVLALGAGALARDRGLVTIPQAIGAVGAVWAIGAVGWAFLYGATMAVSLRLWVPVVTTGIALGVTGVYYWGAGFVDTPHLRHPLLLLAIFGQLWDGAQSLVGVAFLGYSPKLVLTNLVYQATGFAGSTFVLKLLVTGGIVWYLAEAREEMNHTWWWLMAFFIGAIGLPMGVRGSLRMMLGV